A segment of the Streptomyces sp. NBC_01235 genome:
GAGATGTCGTCGCCGGCGAGGAAGACGCCCCGCTTGTCCTCGGGCAGCCGGTCCTGCATGAAGTGCGTGAACAGGCGCCGCTGGTAGCGGTAGTGGCCGGGCAGGTTGGCCTTGAACGCGCCCATGAAGTAGGGCTCGTTCTCCCAGGAGACCGTCACCGGGTTGCCGATGATGTGCTTCCTGATGTCGACGTTCGGGTAGATCTCGCCGAGCGACTTCAGCATGACCTCCATCCGCTCGTTCGCGGACAGCGGCAGCCACTTCAGGCTGTCGTCGCACCAGGTGTACGAGAGGCAGATGACGGCGGGCTTGTCCGGGCCGTCGTCGAGGAGGTAGGTGCCGCGCGTCATACGGTCGGTGAGCGTCATCGACATGACGTCCCGGCCGGTCGGGTTTCCCCTGTCGTCGACGGCCTTGTCCAGCCAGAACGGCCGGTCGACCGGCACGAAGAGCTTGCTGGACTCCATGTAGTGGGTGCGCTCGATGGCGGTCCAGTGGTCGATCGGGAAGAGCGAGTCGTCGCAGTCGATCTTCGACAGCAGCATCCAGGACTGGGCGGTGAAGACCGCCGCCCGGTAGGTGCGGATGTCGCCGTTCGCGTCCGTCACGGTGATCCGGTTGCCCGCGGTGCGGTGCAGCCGGGTCACGGCCGGGCGGGGCTCGCCGCCCTCGTGCAGGCTCGCGAGCGAGGTCCCGTACGGCCATTGGACGATCTTCTCCGGCTCGCGCTCCCAGAGCCGCAGCGGCAGCTGCTGGGAGCCGCCGACGATGCCGCGGTGGTGGTCGTCGGCCTCGGTGTAGACGACGCGCAGGATCTCCAGGATGGAGTTGGGGAAGTCGGTGTCCCAGCCGCCGGTGCCGAAGCCGACCTGGCCGAAGATCTCGCGGTGCCGGAAGGACCTGAACGCCTCGGAGTCGCAGAGGAAGCCGTAGAACGTCTGGTTGTCGAGCTTCTCGACGAGCTTCGCCCAGATCTCGCGGATGCGCGGCACGTCCCGCTCGCGCATCGCGCGGTTCATGTCGGAGAAGTCGGCGCCTTCCTCGAGGCACCTGTTCCAGGCGGCGGCGACATCGCGGTAGACCTGCGGGAGGTCCTCGGCCGTCTCGGCGTAGTGCGACTCGCCCTTGAGGTCGACGACCGTCGAAGGGGTCGCCTCGGCAAGGGGGTTGGGGAAGGGCCGGGTCTGAAGGCCCACCAGGTCGATGTAGTGCTGGAGGGCCGTGGAGGACGGAGGGAAGCGCATCGCGCCCATCTCGGCGGTGAGGGAGGGGTCGCAGCCGTCGAAGCCGACGGTGCGCAGCCTGCCGCCGATCCGGTCGGCCTCGTAGACGACCGGCTTGAGGCCCATCTTCATCAGCTCGTACGCGGCCACGATGCCGGACAGTCCGCCGCCGATGACGGCGACCTCGGTGCCGTGCTCGGTCGCGGGGATCTGGCCGAGCCCCGCCGGGTGGGCGAGGAAGTCGTCGTACGCGTACGGGAAGTCCGGGCCGAACATGGTGATCGGCGGCTGCTGCTCGTCTGCGTGCTCGACGGCGTTGGGCACGGTGGACGTCATGGGGTACGGACTCCTAGCGCGAAAAAAGTACGAGGGTGTGGGATGTCAGACCAGGGACCCGTAGAGGCCGGGGCGGCGGTCCTTCAGGTACGGGTTCGCCTCGCGGGAGGCGGCGAGGGCGACCGGGTCGGCGTCGGCGAAGAGCAGTTCCTCGCCGCGTCCGGCGCGCGCCCGGGCGACGCCGTCCGGACCGGCCAGGGTGGAGAGCCCGACGAACTCGAACTCCCCTTCCCGGCCGACCCGGTTGACGTACGCGACGTACATCTGGTTCTCGAAGGCGCGCACCGGGATCACCGACTCGGCGACGAACTGGAAGGGGTGCATCTGCGCGGTCGGCACGAGAAGGAGGTCGGTGCCGGCGAGGGCGTGGGCGCGGACGTTCTCCGGGAACTCGACGTCGTAGCAGATCATGAGGCCGACGGTGAGGCCGTTCAGCTCGGCCTGGACGACGGGCCGGTCGCCGGGCGTGAAGTGGTCGTGCTCGAAGCAGCCGAAGAGATGGGTCTTGCGGTAGTCGGCGAGCCGGGTGCCGTCGGCGGAGACGATCTGGGCCGCGTTGTACACCGTCTCGCCGTCGCGCTCCGGGTAGCCGTACGCGATCGCGAGTCCGTGCCGGGTGGCGATCTGGGCGATCGCGTCCGCGAAGTCCCCGTCGGCGGGCTCGGCGAGGCGGGCGATGTCGTCGCCGATCGCGTACCCGGTGAGGAACATCTCCGGCGCGACCAGGAGCCCGGCGCCCGCGGCGGCGGCCCGGTCCGCGGCCTCGTCGAGGACCTTGAGGTTCTCGACGACGGAGCCGGGGCGGCCGGAGCTCTGGAGCAGGGCGGTGCGCATGCGTGATCCTCACCGGTACGAGGGGGTTCGGGGGGCCGTTCGGGGGGCCGTTCGGGGGGCCGTTCGGGGGGCCGTTCGGGGGGCCGTTCGGGGGCCAGATAGACGGTACGGTCGGCCGCGCGGACCGGACAAGAAGGAGCCGTTGCGCGCCGGTGAGCGGATCGTTGCGTGCGTCGGGGGTGGGGCGGCGATTCGTTGCGTACCCTCACTCCCGCCTTCCCCCGGCCACCACCAGCGCCGTCACCAGGTACGGCACGGCGCACAGCGCGAAGACGGCGCCGTGGGAGAACGTCGACCCCAGGGCGCCGTACGCGCCGTACACCCCGATGGTCACCACCTCCGTACCCAGGCTCGCGACCGAGGTGAGGGTGGCCCGGCCGGTGCCCTCGATGCGCTGCTGGAGACGGACGTCGACGAGCACGGTCGCCAGCTGGAAGCCGCCGAAGGCGAGGGCGACGAGGGCGATCCCGGCGGGGGTCCCACAGGTCGCGCCGGCGGCGAGGGCCACCGCGGAGGCGGCGAGCACCGCGGCGAATCCCCTGCGGCCCAGGCGTTCGGCGGCCCCGGACAGCAGGCTTCCGGCGGTGACGCCGGCCCAGATCGGCAGGAGCAGGTAGGGGACGGTCGCCTCCGGCACGCCGGTCTCCCTGACCAGCAGGGACGTGTACTCGTCGAGAGCGCCCCAGACCGCGGCGACGGCAGGAACGAGCAGCAGCGCGCCACGGACGGAACGGTCACGTCGGGCGTCGGCGAGTCCGCCGCGCAAGGTCGCGGCCCAGCCGTCGTCGCCCCCGGCGTCCGGGGTCCGGTGCTCCGGGAAGCGGGTCGCCGTCGCGGCGCAGAGCAGACAGGCCAGCACGCTGGCCGCGCCGACGGCCGGGTATCCGCCCGCCGCGAAGACCGGCCCGGCCAGGCCCATCGCCGACATGACGGCCACCTGGCCCAGTGCGTGCGCGCGGCCCATCACCTTGGCGTACCGGTCCGCCGCGCCGGCCCGGTCCAGTTCCTCGTACACCAGCGCCTCCAGCGCGCCGGAGCCCAGCGCGCCGCGCGCACCCCACAG
Coding sequences within it:
- a CDS encoding flavin monoamine oxidase family protein; translation: MTSTVPNAVEHADEQQPPITMFGPDFPYAYDDFLAHPAGLGQIPATEHGTEVAVIGGGLSGIVAAYELMKMGLKPVVYEADRIGGRLRTVGFDGCDPSLTAEMGAMRFPPSSTALQHYIDLVGLQTRPFPNPLAEATPSTVVDLKGESHYAETAEDLPQVYRDVAAAWNRCLEEGADFSDMNRAMRERDVPRIREIWAKLVEKLDNQTFYGFLCDSEAFRSFRHREIFGQVGFGTGGWDTDFPNSILEILRVVYTEADDHHRGIVGGSQQLPLRLWEREPEKIVQWPYGTSLASLHEGGEPRPAVTRLHRTAGNRITVTDANGDIRTYRAAVFTAQSWMLLSKIDCDDSLFPIDHWTAIERTHYMESSKLFVPVDRPFWLDKAVDDRGNPTGRDVMSMTLTDRMTRGTYLLDDGPDKPAVICLSYTWCDDSLKWLPLSANERMEVMLKSLGEIYPNVDIRKHIIGNPVTVSWENEPYFMGAFKANLPGHYRYQRRLFTHFMQDRLPEDKRGVFLAGDDISWTAGWAEGAVQTALNAVWGVMHHFGGTTDATNPGPGDVYDEIAPVELPED
- a CDS encoding carbon-nitrogen hydrolase family protein, translating into MRTALLQSSGRPGSVVENLKVLDEAADRAAAAGAGLLVAPEMFLTGYAIGDDIARLAEPADGDFADAIAQIATRHGLAIAYGYPERDGETVYNAAQIVSADGTRLADYRKTHLFGCFEHDHFTPGDRPVVQAELNGLTVGLMICYDVEFPENVRAHALAGTDLLLVPTAQMHPFQFVAESVIPVRAFENQMYVAYVNRVGREGEFEFVGLSTLAGPDGVARARAGRGEELLFADADPVALAASREANPYLKDRRPGLYGSLV
- a CDS encoding MFS transporter; translation: MTATLYAYAFLDEFVLLYPVYALLFADSGLSVGQISSLFVLWSLTGVLLEVPSGAWADAVSRRLLLWIGPLLGAAGFALWVLVPSYWAFAAGFVLWGARGALGSGALEALVYEELDRAGAADRYAKVMGRAHALGQVAVMSAMGLAGPVFAAGGYPAVGAASVLACLLCAATATRFPEHRTPDAGGDDGWAATLRGGLADARRDRSVRGALLLVPAVAAVWGALDEYTSLLVRETGVPEATVPYLLLPIWAGVTAGSLLSGAAERLGRRGFAAVLAASAVALAAGATCGTPAGIALVALAFGGFQLATVLVDVRLQQRIEGTGRATLTSVASLGTEVVTIGVYGAYGALGSTFSHGAVFALCAVPYLVTALVVAGGRRE